A portion of the Falco naumanni isolate bFalNau1 chromosome 9, bFalNau1.pat, whole genome shotgun sequence genome contains these proteins:
- the PDCD4 gene encoding programmed cell death protein 4 isoform X1, whose protein sequence is MEVEKEHIYVIPTELENLSDAPFSGDAPFSGDEENGVSGEQKTEINGNWIPATSITEAKINAKAKRRLRKNSSRDSGRGDSVSDNGETLKIGGIPTSPKGKLLDRRSRSGKRRGLPKKGGAGGKGVWGTPGQVYDVEEVDIKDPNYDDDQENCVYETVVLPLDERAFEKTLTPIIQEYFEHGDTNEVSEMLKNLNLGEMKYSVPVLAVSLALEGKASHREMTSKLISDLCGTVVSKTDVEKSFDRLLKELPELTLDSPRAPQLVGQFIARAVGDGILSSTYIDGYKGTVDCVQARAALDRATVLLSMTKGGKRIENVWGSGGGQQSVKHLVKEIDMLLKEYLLSGDVLEAERCLQELEVPHFHHELVYEAVVMVLESTGEKTFKMILDLLKSLWRSSVITVDQMKRGYERVYCEIPDINLDVPHSYSVLERFVEECFQAGIISKPLRDLCPSRGRKRFVSEGDGGRLKLESY, encoded by the exons ATGGAAGTAGAAAAGGAGCACATTTACGTTATTCCAACAG AACTTGAGAATCTAAGTGATGCTCCATTTTCCGGTGATGCTCCATTTTCCGGTGATGAAGAAAATGGGGTCTCTGGGGAACAAAAgactgaaatcaatggaaattGGATTCCTGCAACTTCAATTACTGAAGCCAAAATAAATGCTAAAGCAAAGAGGCGCTTGAGGAAAAATTCTTCTAGAGATTCTGGGAGAGGAGACTCTGTTAGTGACAATGGAGAGACGCTGAAGATCGGTGGTATACCAACGAGCCCCAAGGGGAAGCTCCTGGACAGGCGATCCCGGTCTGGAAAGAGAAGAGGTCTACCAAAGAAAG GTGGAGCGGGTGGTAAAGGAGTCTGGGGAACACCAGGCCAAGTGTATGATGTGGAAGAAGTAGATATTAAGGATCCTAATTATGATGATGATCAG GAGAACTGTGTCTATGAAACAGTAGTTTTACCTCTGGATGAAAGAGCATTTGAAAAAACTTTAACACCAATCATACAGGAGTATTTTGAACACGGAGATACTAATGAAGTTTCG GAGATGCTGAAGAATTTAAACCTTGgtgaaatgaaatacagtgtGCCAGTGCTGGCTGTTTCCTTGGCATTAGAGGGGAAGGCTAGTCACCGGGAAATGACATCTAAGCTTATCTCCGACCTTTGTGGGACAGTAGTAAGCAAAACTGATGTGGAAAAATCGTTTGATAGGTTGCTTAAAGAACTGCCTGAATTGACGTTGGATTCTCCCAGGGCACCACAG CTGGTTGGCCAGTTTATTGCTAGAGCTGTTGGAGATGGGATTCTAAGCAGTACCTACATAGATGGCTACAAAGGCACTGTGGATTGTGTCCAAGCTCG AGCTGCACTGGACCGAGCTACTGTGTTGCTGAGTATGACAAAGGGCGGAAAGCGTATAGAGAACGTGTGGGGGTCAGGAGGTGGCCAGCAGTCTGTGAAACACCTTGTTAAAGAG ATTGACATGTTGCTGAAAGAGTATTTGCTTTCTGGAGATGTACTGGAAGCTGAACGTTGCCTTCAGGAACTGGAAGTACCCCATTTTCACCATGAACTTGTATATGAA GCTGTTGTAATGGTTTTGGAGTCAACTggagaaaagacctttaaaatgaTACTGGATTTGTTGAAATCTCTCTGGAGGTCTTCTGTCATTACTGTGGACCAAATGAAAAGA GGCTATGAACGAGTTTACTGTGAAATCCCAGATATTAACCTGGATGTGCCACACTCCTATTCTGTGCTTGAGAGGTTTGTAGAGGAGTGCTTTCAGGCTGGAATAATCTCCAAACCACTGCGAGACCTCTGTCCTTCAAG GGGCAGAAAGCGTTTTGTGAGTGAAGGAGATGGAGGTCGTCTTAAGCTAGAAAGCTACTGA
- the PDCD4 gene encoding programmed cell death protein 4 isoform X2 — protein MEVEKEHIYVIPTELENLSDAPFSGDAPFSGDEENGVSGEQKTEINGNWIPATSITEAKINAKAKRRLRKNSSRDSGRGDSVSDNGETLKIGGIPTSPKGKLLDRRSRSGKRRGLPKKGGAGGKGVWGTPGQVYDVEEVDIKDPNYDDDQENCVYETVVLPLDERAFEKTLTPIIQEYFEHGDTNEVSEMLKNLNLGEMKYSVPVLAVSLALEGKASHREMTSKLISDLCGTVLVGQFIARAVGDGILSSTYIDGYKGTVDCVQARAALDRATVLLSMTKGGKRIENVWGSGGGQQSVKHLVKEIDMLLKEYLLSGDVLEAERCLQELEVPHFHHELVYEAVVMVLESTGEKTFKMILDLLKSLWRSSVITVDQMKRGYERVYCEIPDINLDVPHSYSVLERFVEECFQAGIISKPLRDLCPSRGRKRFVSEGDGGRLKLESY, from the exons ATGGAAGTAGAAAAGGAGCACATTTACGTTATTCCAACAG AACTTGAGAATCTAAGTGATGCTCCATTTTCCGGTGATGCTCCATTTTCCGGTGATGAAGAAAATGGGGTCTCTGGGGAACAAAAgactgaaatcaatggaaattGGATTCCTGCAACTTCAATTACTGAAGCCAAAATAAATGCTAAAGCAAAGAGGCGCTTGAGGAAAAATTCTTCTAGAGATTCTGGGAGAGGAGACTCTGTTAGTGACAATGGAGAGACGCTGAAGATCGGTGGTATACCAACGAGCCCCAAGGGGAAGCTCCTGGACAGGCGATCCCGGTCTGGAAAGAGAAGAGGTCTACCAAAGAAAG GTGGAGCGGGTGGTAAAGGAGTCTGGGGAACACCAGGCCAAGTGTATGATGTGGAAGAAGTAGATATTAAGGATCCTAATTATGATGATGATCAG GAGAACTGTGTCTATGAAACAGTAGTTTTACCTCTGGATGAAAGAGCATTTGAAAAAACTTTAACACCAATCATACAGGAGTATTTTGAACACGGAGATACTAATGAAGTTTCG GAGATGCTGAAGAATTTAAACCTTGgtgaaatgaaatacagtgtGCCAGTGCTGGCTGTTTCCTTGGCATTAGAGGGGAAGGCTAGTCACCGGGAAATGACATCTAAGCTTATCTCCGACCTTTGTGGGACAGTA CTGGTTGGCCAGTTTATTGCTAGAGCTGTTGGAGATGGGATTCTAAGCAGTACCTACATAGATGGCTACAAAGGCACTGTGGATTGTGTCCAAGCTCG AGCTGCACTGGACCGAGCTACTGTGTTGCTGAGTATGACAAAGGGCGGAAAGCGTATAGAGAACGTGTGGGGGTCAGGAGGTGGCCAGCAGTCTGTGAAACACCTTGTTAAAGAG ATTGACATGTTGCTGAAAGAGTATTTGCTTTCTGGAGATGTACTGGAAGCTGAACGTTGCCTTCAGGAACTGGAAGTACCCCATTTTCACCATGAACTTGTATATGAA GCTGTTGTAATGGTTTTGGAGTCAACTggagaaaagacctttaaaatgaTACTGGATTTGTTGAAATCTCTCTGGAGGTCTTCTGTCATTACTGTGGACCAAATGAAAAGA GGCTATGAACGAGTTTACTGTGAAATCCCAGATATTAACCTGGATGTGCCACACTCCTATTCTGTGCTTGAGAGGTTTGTAGAGGAGTGCTTTCAGGCTGGAATAATCTCCAAACCACTGCGAGACCTCTGTCCTTCAAG GGGCAGAAAGCGTTTTGTGAGTGAAGGAGATGGAGGTCGTCTTAAGCTAGAAAGCTACTGA
- the PDCD4 gene encoding programmed cell death protein 4 isoform X3 yields the protein MEVEKEHIYVIPTELENLSDAPFSGDAPFSGDEENGVSGEQKTEINGNWIPATSITEAKINAKAKRRLRKNSSRDSGRGDSVSDNGETLKIGGIPTSPKGKLLDRRSRSGKRRGLPKKGGAGGKGVWGTPGQVYDVEEVDIKDPNYDDDQEMLKNLNLGEMKYSVPVLAVSLALEGKASHREMTSKLISDLCGTVVSKTDVEKSFDRLLKELPELTLDSPRAPQLVGQFIARAVGDGILSSTYIDGYKGTVDCVQARAALDRATVLLSMTKGGKRIENVWGSGGGQQSVKHLVKEIDMLLKEYLLSGDVLEAERCLQELEVPHFHHELVYEAVVMVLESTGEKTFKMILDLLKSLWRSSVITVDQMKRGYERVYCEIPDINLDVPHSYSVLERFVEECFQAGIISKPLRDLCPSRGRKRFVSEGDGGRLKLESY from the exons ATGGAAGTAGAAAAGGAGCACATTTACGTTATTCCAACAG AACTTGAGAATCTAAGTGATGCTCCATTTTCCGGTGATGCTCCATTTTCCGGTGATGAAGAAAATGGGGTCTCTGGGGAACAAAAgactgaaatcaatggaaattGGATTCCTGCAACTTCAATTACTGAAGCCAAAATAAATGCTAAAGCAAAGAGGCGCTTGAGGAAAAATTCTTCTAGAGATTCTGGGAGAGGAGACTCTGTTAGTGACAATGGAGAGACGCTGAAGATCGGTGGTATACCAACGAGCCCCAAGGGGAAGCTCCTGGACAGGCGATCCCGGTCTGGAAAGAGAAGAGGTCTACCAAAGAAAG GTGGAGCGGGTGGTAAAGGAGTCTGGGGAACACCAGGCCAAGTGTATGATGTGGAAGAAGTAGATATTAAGGATCCTAATTATGATGATGATCAG GAGATGCTGAAGAATTTAAACCTTGgtgaaatgaaatacagtgtGCCAGTGCTGGCTGTTTCCTTGGCATTAGAGGGGAAGGCTAGTCACCGGGAAATGACATCTAAGCTTATCTCCGACCTTTGTGGGACAGTAGTAAGCAAAACTGATGTGGAAAAATCGTTTGATAGGTTGCTTAAAGAACTGCCTGAATTGACGTTGGATTCTCCCAGGGCACCACAG CTGGTTGGCCAGTTTATTGCTAGAGCTGTTGGAGATGGGATTCTAAGCAGTACCTACATAGATGGCTACAAAGGCACTGTGGATTGTGTCCAAGCTCG AGCTGCACTGGACCGAGCTACTGTGTTGCTGAGTATGACAAAGGGCGGAAAGCGTATAGAGAACGTGTGGGGGTCAGGAGGTGGCCAGCAGTCTGTGAAACACCTTGTTAAAGAG ATTGACATGTTGCTGAAAGAGTATTTGCTTTCTGGAGATGTACTGGAAGCTGAACGTTGCCTTCAGGAACTGGAAGTACCCCATTTTCACCATGAACTTGTATATGAA GCTGTTGTAATGGTTTTGGAGTCAACTggagaaaagacctttaaaatgaTACTGGATTTGTTGAAATCTCTCTGGAGGTCTTCTGTCATTACTGTGGACCAAATGAAAAGA GGCTATGAACGAGTTTACTGTGAAATCCCAGATATTAACCTGGATGTGCCACACTCCTATTCTGTGCTTGAGAGGTTTGTAGAGGAGTGCTTTCAGGCTGGAATAATCTCCAAACCACTGCGAGACCTCTGTCCTTCAAG GGGCAGAAAGCGTTTTGTGAGTGAAGGAGATGGAGGTCGTCTTAAGCTAGAAAGCTACTGA
- the BBIP1 gene encoding BBSome-interacting protein 1, with protein sequence MPEGKAAFREVLPKQGQLSVEDTAGMVLCKPKVLPLKSVSLEKLEKLQRAALEAARPEGAAPQPQP encoded by the exons ATGCCGGAGGGGAAGGCAGCGTTCCGGGAGGTGCTACCCAAGCAAG GGCAGCTGTCGGTGGAGGACACGGCCGGCATGGTGCTGTGCAAGCCCAAGGTGCTGCCCCTCAAGTCGGTGTCgctggagaagctggagaagctgcagcGGGCGGCGCTGGAGGCGGCGCGGCCGGAGGGGGCAGCGCCGCAGCCACAGCCCTAG